TCATATTTACATATAAGCTTCAAAATCCTAGGGTTTGCCTCTATATACTCAAAAAATTCTATTTCTTCTCTTTCTCAGTCTGGACTTTATCTAGCTTTATATATCCCATTTCAACTAGCTTGTTATAAATTTGAGAGATTTTTGGTCCAGCAGCGCTACCACCGTGACCGCCGTGTTCGACAACCATCGTTATGACGTATTGTGGGTCTTCAAAAGGCGCATAGGTCGTCATCCACGCATGAGATCTTTGCAGATACGCCATATCCTCCTCTTTCATACGTTTCTTTTCAGTTTGCGAGATGCCAACGACCTGAGCTGTTCCAGTCTTTGCCGCAACCTTTACAAGACTTCCCACAAAGTGCCTATTTGCCGTACCTCTTGGGTGATTTGCCACCTCATACATCGCATGCCTAATGGCAGGTAGCTGCGACTTTTCAAACGGCGTAAAAGCATCATCTGTTGGCGTAAAATCAACATCCTTGCCATCTATGCTCTTTAAAAAATGTGGCGTCACATTTAGCCCAGTTGCAAGGCCTGCTGTGTATTTAGCCACCTGCATAGGCGTGACTAGAAAATTTCCCTGTCCGATAGAGGTGATGAGCGTTTCGCCTTGAAACCACGCCTTGCCATACTTCCTCATCTTCCACTCCCTGCTTGGCAAGGTCCCCACAAATTCATTTGGCAAATCAACCTCTGTTTTTCTACCAAAACCCATACGCTCAAGTATCGGCACAATGGCATCTATACCGATCTTTTGACTACCCTTGTAAAAATAGTCATCGCAGCTCTCTCTAATGGCTGTGTTCATATTAACCGTGCCATGACCATGCGAGTTCCAGCAGCGAAATTTACGCCCTCCAAGCTCATACGAGCCACTACAAAAAAAGCTATCATATTTACTCATGCCATTGTCCAAAAAGGCAAGCGCCATACCCATTTTTACGACAGATCCTGGCGGATAGAGGCCGTTTATCAGCTTATTTGTAAATGGATGATCGACGTTTTTTACAAGCTCTTCCCACTCAGTCTGAGAAATTCCAAGCACAAACGGATTTAGATCATACTCAGGAAAGCTTCCTGCTGCGATTATAGCGCCATCTTTTAAGCTCATAACTATGACGCTTCCTGCATCTTTACCAAAGACGTCAGCGACGAACTGCTGAAGCTCAAGATCGACGGCGAGCTTTATGTTTTGACTTTGCGGCGCTTGATAGCTCACCTGCTCGATCTCCTCATTTAGTGCATTTACCTTGATCTTTTTAAAGCCTTGAATTCCTTGCAAGATCGGGTTATAAAAGCGCTCTACTCCGCTTCTACCGATATAGTTTGTAAGCTTTGTCAAAGGGTCGTTTTCCATATCTTTTTGGTTTGCCCTACCGACGTAGCCGATGATGTGAGAAGCTAGATCATTGTATGGATAGTGGCGCTTTGAAGCGGGTCTTATCTCTAAATTTTCACGCAGAGAAAGAGGTGCAAAAAATGGCAAAAATTTATCATAATCAACAAATTCGACCACGTTTATAAAGTCTTGGTTGTAGGCTGAGTCGTTTTTGATATATTCATTTTTAAGCTTGGTGACGTTTAGATCGCCAAATAGCGAGCCGATATAGGCTAGCTCATCGTCTAAAATTTTCACCTTTTTGTTTGCGCTAAGGTGCGGCTTTACATAGATAGAAAAGCCAAGACGATTGACCGCCATAGGCTTGTCGTGCGCATCAAAGATGATGCCTCTAACTGGCGGGATGTAGATAGTTTTTATCGCATTTTGCTCAGCGATCTCGTTGTAATAAGTGTTTGAATTGACACTTAGGTGGTAAATCCGCCCCAAAAGCATGATCCAAAAAAGAGCAATCACGCCAAAAACGATACGCATCCTCATAGCACTTTATCCCTAAAAAGCACGATAGCAAGCACACTCTCAAGCGCTATGAAAAATAGATACTCTGCACTAAAAGTCAAATTTGGCTCGTTTAAGACGTAGGCAAAAAGGTTATTTACAAGAAAAGTTAGCACATAGCCAGAGGCGACAAAGATGATGAGCAGGCAATTTCGCCACTTCATCGTCGTATAGAGCCAGTCTAGCACGAAGTTGTAAAATAGCAAAAATGCAATGATCGTTGAAAAGAGATAAAAGCCATGAATTTGCTCGGCAAAGACCAAGAAAACGAGTGAAAAATACCACGAAGGCTTAAACTCATCATACTGCTTTTGCTTTCTTGAATACTCCAAAATCATATATGTAAAAAAGATGCCAATAAGTGGTGGCAAGAAGCCAAACTGCGTAGTTGCAATCTCGTAAGAGAGCAAAAAAATGACCCACCAAAAGCCTTTAAAAATTTTAATATCTAAGCTGCTTATGGTTTGCATTTTACCTACCAAGAGCGTGGTTTATGATAGCTTCCCGTGCCTTGTCGATGCCGCTTTTACTGAGTGTCGAGACCAAAATGCCACTTGGGTCAAATTTCATTATCGCACTCTTTTGGCTTTGATTTAGCTTGTCGCTTTTTGTGTATAAATTTAAGATTTTCTGATCAGCTCTTAAAAAGCTTTTTAGGTAAGAATCCACGTTTACGTCGATGTCTAGGTCAAAGTGCCTAGCGTCGATTAGATGTATAAAAAGTCTGATGTCGCTTCTAAATTTCAAAAACTCATCTAAATTTTTGCGCCACTCGTCGTGTTTTGACTTTGCCACTTTTGCATAGCCAAAGCCAGGTAGATCGACTAAGATGAGCTTAAATTTCTCTTTTTGGCTCTCTTCTTTTTCCTCACAAAACTCAGCCTCAAAGAAATTTATAAGCTGCGTTTTGCCAGGAGTCGATGAGCTTTTGGCTAAATTTTTTTGATTTACAAGTGCGTTTATGAGGCTGCTTTTACCCACATTTGACCTGCCCAAAAAGACTACCTCGCTTGTCACAAAGCTTGGAGCCTCTTTTATGCTTGGGCTTGATGTGATAAATTTAGCGCTCAAAGCTCTTATCACTTGGTTTTATCCTCTATTTGAAAGATAAATTTAACCGGCTTTTTCTCGTCGCTATTTACGCTATATGTGCCATCTTTTTGATTGACCACTATCTTATCACCATAGACATTTTTATCAGTCTCTACTTCGTGCAAATAGCCATTGCCAGTTACTGTGTATGTCTGCTTTGCAGGCTCGTATGTGAGCGTATCGCCCTTGCCGTCATAGTGCTTATCTTTCATGAAAATTTTAGCCCTAGCGTTGCCTGTTGCTACATATTTTACTGGCTGGCGCTTTTTATCAAAATGCACAACGACTTTGTTTGCCTTTAGCTCGTCGTATGAGCCT
This genomic stretch from Campylobacter concisus harbors:
- the mrdA gene encoding penicillin-binding protein 2, which encodes MRMRIVFGVIALFWIMLLGRIYHLSVNSNTYYNEIAEQNAIKTIYIPPVRGIIFDAHDKPMAVNRLGFSIYVKPHLSANKKVKILDDELAYIGSLFGDLNVTKLKNEYIKNDSAYNQDFINVVEFVDYDKFLPFFAPLSLRENLEIRPASKRHYPYNDLASHIIGYVGRANQKDMENDPLTKLTNYIGRSGVERFYNPILQGIQGFKKIKVNALNEEIEQVSYQAPQSQNIKLAVDLELQQFVADVFGKDAGSVIVMSLKDGAIIAAGSFPEYDLNPFVLGISQTEWEELVKNVDHPFTNKLINGLYPPGSVVKMGMALAFLDNGMSKYDSFFCSGSYELGGRKFRCWNSHGHGTVNMNTAIRESCDDYFYKGSQKIGIDAIVPILERMGFGRKTEVDLPNEFVGTLPSREWKMRKYGKAWFQGETLITSIGQGNFLVTPMQVAKYTAGLATGLNVTPHFLKSIDGKDVDFTPTDDAFTPFEKSQLPAIRHAMYEVANHPRGTANRHFVGSLVKVAAKTGTAQVVGISQTEKKRMKEEDMAYLQRSHAWMTTYAPFEDPQYVITMVVEHGGHGGSAAGPKISQIYNKLVEMGYIKLDKVQTEKEKK
- the yihA gene encoding ribosome biogenesis GTP-binding protein YihA/YsxC; translation: MIRALSAKFITSSPSIKEAPSFVTSEVVFLGRSNVGKSSLINALVNQKNLAKSSSTPGKTQLINFFEAEFCEEKEESQKEKFKLILVDLPGFGYAKVAKSKHDEWRKNLDEFLKFRSDIRLFIHLIDARHFDLDIDVNVDSYLKSFLRADQKILNLYTKSDKLNQSQKSAIMKFDPSGILVSTLSKSGIDKAREAIINHALGR
- the lptA gene encoding lipopolysaccharide transport periplasmic protein LptA, producing MGRRKAAILAMILGFTFLNAEQVEITSNDFFADENKQISEFVGNVNIKKGSYDELKANKVVVHFDKKRQPVKYVATGNARAKIFMKDKHYDGKGDTLTYEPAKQTYTVTGNGYLHEVETDKNVYGDKIVVNQKDGTYSVNSDEKKPVKFIFQIEDKTK